In Cryptomeria japonica chromosome 10, Sugi_1.0, whole genome shotgun sequence, a genomic segment contains:
- the LOC131076552 gene encoding paired amphipathic helix protein Sin3-like 3 translates to MTFSNYFRSKRLFYEAYGVGISYTLKVWFVGSNPMTYESATHFTSWSKLHEYIVCSPRNLGRTQKLTKDDALAYLKAVKETFKDRKEKYDEFIEVMRDFKAQRIDTACVIARVKELFEGHRDLILGFNTFLPKGSEIILQPVEFEKAINYVNKIKTRFQPDDRVYKSFLEILNMYRKQEVIIFASQVASLFKDHQDFLEEFTYFLPDSSDTAHVPHAPSSARQAPFPASGRDDLSPSLALQIVKIFGLARAISRRALRGFPTGFISSTVRLSNRIH, encoded by the exons ATGACCTTTTCTAATTATTTTCGTTCGAAAAGGCTATTCTATGAGGCTTATGGAGTGGGAATAAGCTACACTCTTAAAGTTTGGTTTGTGGGGAGCAACCCAATGACTTATGAATCTGCGACCCACTTTACTTCTTGGTCAAAGCTTCATGAATACATAGTCTGCT CTCCACGAAATTTAGGAAGAACACAGAAGTTAACAAAAGACGATGCATTGGCCTATCTGAAAGCAGTGAAAGAAACGTTCAAAGACAGGAAAGAGAAATACGATGAATTTATTGAAGTAATGAGAGATTTCAAGGCACAAAG AATTGATACAGCTTGTGTTATTGCCCGTGTGAAAGAATTATTTGAAGGGCATCGTGATCTTATTTTGGGTTTTAACACCTTTCTTCCTAAAGGTTCTGAAATTATACTTCAGCCTGTTGAATTTGAGAAAGCCATTAATTATGTCAACAAGATCAAG ACTCGGTTTCAACCTGACGATCGAGTATACAAATCTTTTCTGGAAATTTTGAATATGTATCGGAAGCAAGAGGTA ATAATCTTTGCATCACAGGTGGCTTCATTGTTCAAGGACCATcaagattttcttgaggaatttaCTTATTTCTTACCTGATTCCTCAGACACAGCACATGTGCCACATGCTCCATCTTCTGCAAGACAGGCACCTTTTCCTGCTTCTGGAAGGGATGATCTAAGTCCTAGCTTGGCTTTACAGATAGTAAAGATATTTGGTTTAGCTAGAGCAATTTCCAGAAGGGCTCTAAGAGGCTTTCCAACAGGATTCATTAGTTCTACAGTGAGGCTTTCCAACAGGATTCATTAA